One window from the genome of Xenorhabdus bovienii SS-2004 encodes:
- the cytR gene encoding DNA-binding transcriptional regulator CytR → MEKKNGTLATMKDVANVAGVSTATVSRTLMNPDKVSARTRQKVESAVLEVGYYPHNLAKNLRRNESRAILVIVPNISDPFFTEVIRGIEETAAEHGYLVLIGDCKHQQQQEHAFINLLITKRIDGMVLLGSNIPFDVSKEEQKNLPPMVMANEFAPDLELPTVHIDNLTSAFNATYHLQKLGHKRIACITGPETMPLCHYRLQGYIQALHRTGEAIREDYIVRGDFTHESGAELAEILLNLPEPPSAIFCHSDIMAIGAMWQAKKMGLKLPEDLSVIGFDNLNLAQYSEPPLTTVAQPCYEIGYYSILLLLEQLQGRMVSKGSRLLDAELLIRASTCSPKS, encoded by the coding sequence ATGGAAAAAAAGAATGGCACATTAGCAACCATGAAAGATGTCGCCAATGTGGCTGGTGTTTCTACCGCAACTGTATCAAGAACCCTTATGAATCCTGACAAGGTTTCTGCCCGTACCCGTCAGAAAGTAGAAAGTGCCGTACTGGAAGTAGGCTACTATCCTCATAACCTTGCCAAAAATTTAAGACGCAATGAATCCAGAGCAATCTTGGTTATTGTTCCCAATATCAGCGACCCTTTCTTTACCGAAGTCATTCGCGGTATTGAAGAAACAGCAGCAGAGCATGGCTATCTGGTTCTGATTGGCGACTGTAAGCATCAGCAGCAACAAGAACATGCCTTTATCAATCTTCTGATTACCAAACGGATTGACGGCATGGTGCTGCTTGGCTCAAACATTCCTTTCGATGTTTCCAAAGAAGAACAAAAAAACCTGCCACCAATGGTTATGGCCAACGAATTCGCACCTGATCTGGAACTACCGACTGTCCACATTGACAATCTGACTTCAGCTTTCAACGCTACCTATCACTTACAAAAACTGGGACACAAGCGCATCGCTTGTATTACAGGGCCAGAAACGATGCCACTGTGCCATTACCGGCTTCAGGGCTACATTCAGGCATTGCACCGTACGGGGGAAGCGATCCGCGAAGATTATATTGTCAGGGGCGATTTTACCCATGAAAGCGGAGCGGAATTGGCAGAGATCCTACTTAACCTGCCAGAGCCACCCAGCGCGATTTTCTGCCATAGTGATATCATGGCTATTGGCGCAATGTGGCAAGCCAAGAAAATGGGATTAAAATTACCAGAAGATCTGTCAGTTATTGGCTTTGATAATTTAAATCTGGCGCAATACAGCGAGCCACCGCTAACAACCGTGGCACAGCCATGTTATGAGATTGGGTATTATTCAATACTGTTGTTGCTGGAGCAGCTTCAAGGCCGCATGGTTTCCAAAGGTTCACGATTATTGGATGCAGAATTGCTCATTCGTGCGAGCACTTGTTCGCCTAAAAGCTAG
- the hslV gene encoding ATP-dependent protease subunit HslV — MTTIVSVRRNGQVVIGGDGQATMGHTVMKGNVRKVRRLYNDKVIAGFAGGTADAFTLFELFERKLEMHQGHLTKAAVELAKDWRTDRMLRKLEALLAVADENASLIITGNGDVIQPENDLIAIGSGGSYAQAAARAMLETTELSAREIAERALTIAGDICIYTNHNHNFEELPSKA, encoded by the coding sequence GTGACTACAATCGTAAGTGTTCGCCGTAATGGCCAGGTCGTCATCGGTGGTGATGGACAAGCAACAATGGGTCATACCGTCATGAAAGGCAATGTCCGCAAAGTACGCCGCCTATACAATGACAAAGTCATCGCGGGTTTTGCCGGCGGCACCGCAGATGCATTTACTCTGTTCGAGCTGTTTGAACGCAAACTCGAAATGCATCAGGGGCATCTGACCAAAGCAGCCGTTGAACTTGCCAAAGACTGGCGAACAGATCGCATGCTTCGCAAGCTGGAAGCTCTTCTTGCGGTAGCAGATGAAAATGCTTCTCTGATCATTACAGGTAACGGTGATGTGATTCAACCAGAAAATGACCTGATTGCCATTGGTTCCGGTGGTTCATACGCACAGGCAGCCGCCCGGGCAATGCTGGAAACGACCGAACTCAGCGCCAGGGAAATCGCAGAACGCGCCCTGACTATTGCAGGCGATATCTGTATCTACACCAACCATAATCACAACTTCGAAGAACTGCCTTCAAAAGCGTAA
- the ftsN gene encoding cell division protein FtsN, with protein MAQRDYVSRGRSNPRQKGTGKKKNQAQGLPKTTLAVAVALVVMFIGGLYFIAHTKNDSAQNTPPPAHHAKNQGLPPKPEERWTYIKELENRPVGLPSTQEPTSANQPTNQPAKLTQEQLQLLAQMEADIRQPPTPLKEVPYNSEPVPRSQVIITLPEQKPFVAQEKTPPAQSLAPNETNKSPKPAINESKLMLQCGSFRTTEQAESVRASLAFAGIESQITTKDNWNRVVVGPYKNKESAEKMRSHVTDAGVPGCILRPSGG; from the coding sequence GTGGCACAACGAGATTATGTAAGTCGCGGGCGTTCTAATCCCCGTCAGAAAGGCACTGGTAAGAAAAAAAATCAGGCTCAAGGATTACCCAAAACTACATTAGCCGTTGCCGTGGCCTTGGTGGTCATGTTTATTGGTGGCCTTTATTTCATCGCACACACTAAGAACGATAGTGCACAAAATACACCACCACCCGCTCATCATGCCAAAAACCAGGGACTACCGCCAAAACCGGAAGAACGCTGGACTTACATTAAAGAGTTGGAAAACCGTCCTGTTGGACTTCCTTCGACACAGGAACCGACTTCTGCTAATCAACCAACCAACCAACCAGCAAAACTAACGCAAGAACAACTCCAATTACTTGCACAGATGGAGGCAGATATTCGCCAGCCCCCAACGCCATTAAAAGAAGTGCCTTACAACAGTGAACCTGTTCCTCGCTCACAGGTCATTATCACCTTGCCTGAACAAAAGCCGTTTGTTGCACAAGAAAAGACCCCGCCAGCACAATCTCTGGCCCCCAATGAAACCAATAAATCACCGAAGCCTGCGATAAATGAATCCAAGCTGATGCTACAGTGTGGCTCATTTCGAACAACAGAGCAGGCAGAATCCGTTCGTGCCAGCCTCGCATTCGCAGGCATTGAGAGCCAGATTACAACAAAAGACAATTGGAACCGGGTTGTAGTAGGGCCTTATAAAAACAAGGAATCCGCGGAAAAAATGCGCAGCCATGTTACAGATGCGGGTGTACCTGGCTGTATTCTCCGCCCTTCCGGGGGTTGA
- the priA gene encoding primosomal protein N': MTVVQVALPVPLTRSFDYLLPEGLPLPMTGVRVLVPFGKRNAIGIVTGTAGNSQIPLEQLKPLAAILDAQPLFPDDLWQLLQWSACYYHYPLGEVLFHAMPVLLRQGKPAEFTPLWQWQVTEAGHEFPLEQLKRSVKQQQALASLRLKPIYRHQISELEFSESALQSLKKKALIDLHPIQPEAENWHEQFQIIGERLQLNTEQATAVGTVRAEDQIFSPWLLAGITGSGKTEVYLSVLENILAQGKQALILVPEIGLTPQTIRRFRERFNAPVDVLHSALNDSERLSVWLRAKRGDNAIVIGTRSALFTPFAHLGVIIIDEEHDSSYKQQEGWRYHARDLAVFRAKKENIPIMMGTATPALETLFNVQQGKYRQLTLTQRAGEAKPAVQHLLDLKGLPLTVGLSQPLINRIGEHLKADNQVILFLNRRGYSPALLCHECGWIAECQRCDHYYTLHQSHRHLRCHHCDSQRPIPRQCPQCGTTHLIPVGLGTEQLEDGITKLFPDIPVTRIDRDTTSRKGALEQQLAAVHQGGARILIGTQMLAKGHHFPDVTLVVLLDVDGALFSADFRAAERFAQLYTQVSGRAGRAGKRGEVVLQTHHPEHPLLQVLLEKGYDAFARQAMEERQQVFLPPFASHILLRSEDHDNQQAPAFLQQMRQLFEHHALRDEHLWIMGPVPALQAKRGGHFRWQLLIQHPSRIFLQKMMAAIYPQITALPQARKVKWNIDVDPTEG, from the coding sequence ATGACAGTTGTTCAGGTTGCGCTGCCTGTACCCTTAACCCGCTCTTTTGATTATCTATTACCCGAAGGATTACCGTTGCCCATGACAGGTGTGCGGGTGCTTGTGCCGTTTGGCAAGCGCAATGCAATAGGCATTGTCACTGGAACCGCAGGCAACAGCCAAATTCCCCTTGAACAGCTCAAGCCACTTGCCGCGATCCTTGATGCACAACCGCTTTTCCCTGACGACCTTTGGCAATTGCTCCAGTGGTCAGCCTGCTATTATCACTATCCACTGGGAGAAGTATTATTCCATGCCATGCCCGTCTTACTGCGACAGGGAAAACCCGCCGAATTTACTCCACTTTGGCAATGGCAGGTTACAGAAGCAGGCCATGAATTCCCTCTGGAGCAGCTTAAGCGTTCCGTTAAACAGCAACAAGCGCTGGCTTCGCTACGCCTGAAACCCATTTACCGTCATCAAATTTCTGAACTGGAATTCAGCGAAAGCGCACTGCAATCATTGAAAAAGAAAGCGCTGATTGATCTGCATCCGATACAGCCGGAGGCAGAAAACTGGCATGAGCAGTTTCAGATTATTGGTGAACGACTACAACTCAATACAGAGCAGGCCACCGCAGTCGGCACTGTCCGAGCAGAAGATCAGATTTTTTCTCCATGGTTGCTTGCGGGTATTACGGGTTCAGGCAAAACTGAAGTGTATCTTAGTGTGCTGGAAAATATTCTCGCACAGGGAAAACAAGCGCTGATTTTAGTCCCGGAAATTGGTCTGACTCCGCAAACTATCCGCCGATTCAGAGAACGTTTCAATGCACCTGTCGATGTCCTGCACTCCGCCTTAAATGACAGTGAACGCCTGTCGGTATGGCTACGAGCCAAACGGGGAGATAACGCGATTGTCATTGGTACGCGTTCCGCATTGTTCACCCCCTTTGCCCATCTGGGCGTCATCATTATCGATGAAGAACATGACAGCTCCTATAAACAGCAAGAGGGCTGGCGCTATCACGCCCGTGATTTGGCCGTGTTCCGAGCCAAGAAAGAAAACATTCCCATCATGATGGGTACAGCAACGCCGGCTCTAGAAACGCTGTTCAATGTGCAGCAGGGGAAATATCGACAATTGACACTGACCCAACGAGCAGGTGAAGCCAAGCCTGCAGTTCAGCATTTGCTGGATTTGAAAGGCTTGCCATTGACAGTCGGTTTATCCCAGCCGCTCATCAATCGCATTGGTGAGCATCTGAAAGCGGATAATCAAGTCATCCTGTTTCTGAACCGCCGTGGTTATTCCCCCGCTTTGCTTTGCCATGAATGTGGCTGGATAGCGGAATGCCAACGCTGCGATCACTACTACACTCTGCACCAGAGCCATCGCCATCTGCGTTGCCATCACTGTGACAGCCAGCGTCCGATCCCGCGCCAATGCCCCCAGTGTGGCACTACTCATTTAATTCCCGTCGGATTAGGAACCGAGCAGCTTGAAGATGGCATCACAAAATTGTTTCCTGATATTCCCGTTACCCGTATCGATCGGGACACCACCAGCCGCAAGGGAGCATTGGAACAACAACTGGCGGCAGTGCACCAAGGTGGTGCCCGTATTTTAATTGGTACTCAGATGTTGGCGAAAGGCCACCATTTCCCAGATGTCACTTTAGTCGTCTTGCTTGATGTTGATGGCGCTCTGTTTTCTGCCGATTTCCGGGCGGCTGAACGTTTCGCTCAACTGTATACCCAAGTCTCCGGCCGCGCGGGACGGGCGGGTAAACGAGGGGAAGTTGTCCTTCAGACCCACCATCCCGAACATCCACTCTTGCAGGTGTTGCTGGAAAAAGGTTATGACGCATTTGCCCGTCAAGCGATGGAAGAACGTCAACAAGTGTTTCTGCCGCCGTTTGCCAGCCACATTCTGCTCCGTTCAGAAGACCACGACAATCAGCAAGCCCCTGCTTTTTTGCAGCAAATGCGTCAATTATTTGAACATCACGCTCTGCGTGATGAGCATTTATGGATCATGGGGCCAGTTCCCGCATTACAGGCCAAACGTGGTGGCCACTTTCGCTGGCAATTACTGATTCAACACCCTTCACGTATTTTTCTACAGAAAATGATGGCGGCAATTTATCCGCAAATCACCGCGCTCCCACAGGCACGCAAGGTGAAATGGAACATTGATGTTGATCCCACAGAAGGCTGA